The Lineus longissimus chromosome 8, tnLinLong1.2, whole genome shotgun sequence region agaagcaagcaacagcgccacccgtagcagaaagaagaactgcttagtgacgtcatggtttccatatacggcatctcatttgcatatttttacaaccttatttactacgagttataaatatgccagtagcacgtggatcatgccgggcggcgctgtcaggtgtttccactatgggttacataatcggctacaaagaggccagtgtcctagtaaatgaagttagcaatgatagcgaaagcatgttagtgtatgttacgcagtcaatagcgatagtagtgagttggagagaggagaaaatggaaaatccgcgagcgaatcgacgagacgaggcatttttcaagcatccgaatggtaccttacagatccgcaaggggcgcgttaccgaaaatgttgcaaaaatcaataacgtaattgtaaatattgtcatatttttcaagatgagagtatgtaaatgattcGCAAAccgtaaaccaatgaaaggccagtatctattgaaccttacaagtgattttggggccttgaaactccttatatttatcaatgaaaccttattcccgcctaaggttttgaccgggccgtgcaaaactcccctttttttcccgggcaTTTCCctttaacaacgtaatcgtcatgaatagccATTGAACTTGACTGGGTCTATTGTTTAAGTACCGAGAAGTACTTCAGTACATGTTCACGGGCCAAAAAGGTTCATTTGAATTGAGGATATAGACACTTGCAACTGAACAATAAAAATATGGACGAGCTTAAACTTTTTAAACTTTTTCAGGAATGGGCAATTCATAAAGGACACTACAAACCGAATCCTGATGGCACATGGCCAGAACCTGACTACCCGACTTGGAAGTCAAGACTAAGATGTGCTTTAAACAGATGCAGTGATTTCCaggaaatcaaacaggaccaaAAGGTTGAATGGAAAATGTTTCGCATGGTCCCCAAGGGTGAGTTCTAAAAGACATTTTTACCTCTTTTCAAAATTGAATCATTGTCCTCAATACAATGAAACCTCTTTATTCAGGACACCCTTGGAACCCacaaatactgtccttgaaTGAGAGTTGTCCTGAATACAGAGGTtaaattcaatggaaatcacCAATATTGGTCCAAATGCTTCGTACAgcgtcctaaatagagaggtgtccgctaaggggggTTCCAAAGTAGTATTCCTTTGTGAAAATGGGGTTTGTAGCTTCGACATGGAACATTGCAAAGCGTGTTCAAGATTACAAAGACATTGCCACTTTCAATGCCTGCTAAACACTAAACAAAACAAGATCTCTTTTAGAAAGTGAGCGCTTTTAGCACGGACTCCACGTGCACTCTACATATACATTAATTGCATTTTTATTGCGATATACATGTTTTATAATACTCATTATCATTATAAAAATTTCAAGGGGACAGTTTTCAAATTCTTGAGTTACATTCAGAGTGGTAAACTGACTGTAGCCGCCAGTCGTCATTTATACAACGCGTATTAGTAAAAGAACATCCGAGTAGAGGATGCTACAGATATGGATTCTGTCTGAGAACGCAATCATTATCCGTTGGTCATTATCAATGCATTTCTCATGACTTTTTGAAGTTCATTACGTTCAAGATGTAAAATGACGATCTCCCTTTTTTTCTGCTTCAGAGAGAGATCCCACACCGGATCCCACACAAGCAGCGCAGTATGGCGCAGTTCAACCATCATGTTCTACCGTAAGTTCATTTCTATAGCACTCcacgataatgacgtcactgcagctgctgccctctatttccccatcgctgaattacaggcaatgtcggacaaacatgcggtttcgtaatggattcaggctttctaactagggcagttagattcaatctggcacatgtccgagtgttggaaatactacataattgttctgaatatttctctctctgactctatggtatcattcatgctaaaagcaatgcagggtcaaagataattgactttgaaataagctcaaatgcgtagaaataagtgtcgatgtccgactgtcacgtgactaaaacgtcatcaatatcttattcaaatgaccttgtgagctataaatagtaacttcgcggaatgcttttACGATTCGCTAAAAGTTTCcaaaataatcaatttgataAAATGACTTGTATCTTTGTCGTTTTGCTTCTTTGATGTTGAGCATTCCCCTGCTCATAATTTTAAAGGGGTATCCGCCGTTCATAATTAgtagtggtccaggaaaatagaaatgcagttatacacaatgccatagtgcagttattatgcatacaaatatgctgaaacttggtattcatagtatttgtatatctgtctacaaaacGGCATTGTTGAAACTTATAATCAATGTCGATTTAAAAGacctgaaattttcaaattcaattacaagttTCGAATATTTAACAGTAATGGCCTGTAAAACAGCTAAAATATTTATGTTGCAGGATATGTACATCAATGTTTATTTTCCACCAAACATTCCAGCTGTTGTAACAGGAATAAAAGGTTGGTAACTGCTCACCCATTTTAGCAAAAACACACCACTTCCTGGATTTTTGGTCAAACAGCGCGTTtttgataataatttattaCGAAAAATTGCCTTGGCATAGCCATCTTCCCCTAGTAGAAAGCATTAACGTGCATGATTTGTTCTCCATCCTGGGGAAAACCCAGGATGTTATGCACGGATGAACCAGTGTGACTTTCAAGGAagtaaaattcctggctctttacaACAATGGGTGAAATATTCGAGTACCTGACTGATGAGCTTAAAGCCATGGTCCCTTGCACCTGAGTGTCTGCTCCAGGACAATTGAAAGATCCCACAGCcatagcctatagtggactctaTATCTCTGGCAAAAGTCCAATAGGGTTTCAACGCtggtaatgataatgatgatgatgatgatgatacaccCATATCCATGTGAGTGATGGGACCAGTTTGAAAACACTGGCCCCTTCAGCTGAGTAATAAAACAAACAAGGGATTTGAAATCCTATCCAATTTTATTGTAAACTTTCCTTGTGATTTTTCAAGCAACCCCGGATTCATcgtatgaagaaaaaaaaccaccAGACCAGATGAAGCAATCAGATGGATTCTCAAGTCTCAATTCAGAAGCGCTGGCTGGGTTGACACCTGAGCAACTGGCAAATTATGCCGACGAATTGATGGATATATCGCTAGAAAATGATGTGAAGATTGGTACAGTATTTCAGGAACCTAGGAATATTAATAAAGCAAATTTCTGCTAACACCAGAATATTCACTTTTGATGGACACACTTGAAATCGTTTTAGGTTGATTTTAgattaaagtgtttttcagatagaccTGGCCAAAGGTACCTTTTGTTACTAAACTTTAATGATATGATCTGTGATCTCAAATAGTTATGTTGctcagccctgggcagccggtgttaTAGTTGAATGGCTTTAGtggacaccgtgaaagagccgTATttgtgttgtgcaacaccactattttttggtaaatgtgatctggtcacattcctaaGTTCAACTTGGTACCTTTGTCCGGAACAATATGAGAAACACTTTGTCcttcctttcctttcctttttttaccaGACCACtactgttttgaaatatttatcacCATGGTCATTCATGCAATATACGGTTTGCATTCTTGTGTACATTCGCTGAAATCCCGGCACGCCATGATGATGTTGGAAAGACTAACTATATCAAGCCAGAGTCCCTTTGTTAATAGCAATGATATTTCCAATGTACATAACTCTTTCAGAGTGTGATGAAAGCCAGGAGATGCCAGACTCGCTGTCACTACTGAGCTTGAGGTCCGAGCCAAAAGGTAGGAAATAAAGAGCAGAAACATTATGGAATCGGCAAACTGGCATTTCAATCAACGGAATCTGTATCAAAGCGAAGCTGTCTTCAATTTAAATCaaatattcaataaaatattcgaATATTCTATACACAATACACAATCAGTTGAATACACACTGGACCTAGTCGAATGAGCCAtcgacgtatattggctgagacaatcggatttacgccatatatacgtcgatgcaaggagcttctttgaagtatttttttcttttatggTATTAAGTTTAATAAGACTACACTGGACCTTATATTATGTGGTCAAATATTCGACCACATATGTAAGGGCCTACTCAAATGAAAGCATttaacaaactacatgtaaatgtttatTCAACAGAACGATTGTTCAACTGAATCTGTGTTCAACTGAAAGTGTATTCAACTGAATGAGTATTCAGCATGATATGTATTCAACTTATAGTATACCTTCAAATTGTGTATTCATGTAAATGTTTATTCAACCAAATGTGTATTCGTGTAAATGTTTATTCAACCAAATGTATATTCAACCAATTTGAATTCAACCAAATGTGCATTCaaccaaatttgtattcaacCAAACTAGTATTCAACTGAATCTGTATTCAGCTGAAAGTATTCAGCTGTCTGCTTTTAACAAAATATGTATTGGTATTCAAAACACTTTTCTCAATTTGTCTTCCAGTTCACGATATGTGCTTTTGGTTAAGATACAAGAGCACAGTCATCAGAAAATGTATCCTTACGAACCAAAAGGGATGCCAAATCTACAACCCTGGCTCGGCAAATATTCCCGCACTTGCACCTGAGGTAATTACATAACTACTAAATATTTTCTAAATTCGATGGTCTGAGTTGAAGATGAACAGTTAGCACAGTATCCGTAGTTGTATCTTTCCATTCGCTCCTGCCTTTCAATAGATCATAAAATCATTATAGCCTCCTTCCATTTCTTTAAAATAGATATATGTATACGATCTTTCTCAGCATTTATTTAATCCTAATATATCACTGTCTTCTAAACCAGGAGCAATTTGCAGGGGAGTTAAAAAAGATAGAGCATTAATTAACCCTGGCTATATCTGACACgattgtatagtacccccaggtatatggcacggcttaacccgccggccatcaGGGAATTCCTTTacggcccagtggttggcgcgttggccccagagtggaagttaagcaacgttgagcgcggtcaaccttcggatcagtgaccggcgcgtacaatacatctggcagaccttcccacgcgatgcgagctctggatttgtagttcggtactgagacgcatgaagcgctaagtaggatcgcggacgatccatctctgtctgaaggggggaatgatgtatagtacccccaggtatatggcacggcttaacccgccggccatgagggaattcctttatggcccagtggttggcgcgttggccccagagtggaagttaagcaacgttgagcgcggtcaacctttggatcggtgaccggcgcgtataatacaacGATCAACTGGGAAGAACCATTTCTGAATATCAATGAAGAAAGCGAGTTTTTATAAGCTTGCAAATGCCATTCGTCAAAATGTCCAAGTTAAATTGACAATAGGTTAGCGACATTAAGTTGTATGTTGGTCATAGTGATGTCTGGtgtagaaatttgaaatgtcccaggagaGCATGtcagggaacaaaggattctattatgggCTATGATCAATGAGCtattgacagtcatggcctATATAACCATACCATATggccactttttccagggggacattttctacatcTACACCACCCTGGGCCTTGTGTTGTTTCTATGGCAATTAAAAAAGCAATCTAAGAACAGTAAAACTAGAGAATATTCATGTAATATGGGATAGAGATTTGCCccaaagcattgatgcattttAGGATCTTTGACCTTGTAATTTGTGACTTCAGTATGAGATGAACGGCCAACATATTGGCCTCCCCCTTCCAAAGGGATACCTCCCAGGCAACGACGACCAACTCCACTGTGAGGACATCGCAAATATTCTGGAATACATGGACAATGGAACACAGATTTTTACAGATAAACAGGGGGATATTTATGCCAGGCGTCTGTCAAggtaaatgaatgaaatatcgATCCTATTAGGGAAAATGTTTGTCCTTTTTCACCATGCACAATCAACATATCACCATGGTTAACTGACAGCATTCACCATGTCCACCAAAGCTATAGAGAGGTAAGTTCGGAATTCAGCATGGTTGACGTCATCCTGCGATCAGATTTTTGATTCTCCCACCTCTTAGTTTGAAATATCGCGAGGCGGAGTACAGTGAAAATCACTAgttatgtcaggatgggtaAAcgttgaattcaccatggtaaaaaatatcatttaccATGGTCAATGCAGCATTTAATTGTCTCGTGAAACGGTCCACCAGATATCTAGCCACAAGAAGAAATTATTGAATTACATTATGTAACTGATATATTCTATGTGTGTTTATTTGCTTCCCtgacaagaaaaaaatgtatgttgacatatttttaaatgaatttgaaattctGAAAGCTAAGTTATAACATGAAGTCAATTGTCCTAACATGAAATATGCTTATTACTATATTACACAATTTCGTCCACTCTTTTTGGAAAGTTTTGTTGATGTTCTTTGAGTGTTCTATCCTAAAAGGCATACCCTGTCCGGTGAAAGTAGGCCAGAGCCCTCCATtaaacactgtgtacatttagtgtacattgttgttcataagttttggtTAAAAAAGTACACCTAGGACCAATCAATCCGcacaacattttttatttgtcaagaagaaccctttgctaatatcataataaagtttcacaacattccaataccgatcacctgagaaaaaatgatttccgtacaGCATATCAATCAAatcgtcactggcgcattgatatggcccgaTCAAAATACAAGGTCTAAACTGACAAACTAAACCacatttcttaaatatattatcaaaaagcatagttctgtgatggcctgactcagtagatttagaatcaaccacagactGAGAATTAATTCCGTGCCACACCTcaggtcgtggatgaatacatgtctctgcccagtAATTCGAATTGCAATTTGTTTTTTGTCTTACCCTCATAGTAATAGTACGTACTGAGCTTATTGTAATAGTACAGACTTTATAACAACTCCAGTTCAAAATCGTACGTCAGCTCCGAACAAACTCCTCACTTTATACTTCAAGGTGTAAAATCTACTGTGCCAATGCTTCAATGAATGCAGCGGAGCCGTACAAATTACCACGCTACCAAAAGATCAAGGTGTTTGACTTCGCCGCCTTCCAGCAACAACTTCTGAAGGCCAAGACAGAAGGTGGAAAAGTCCCCAGTGTCACCGTCGTGTTTTCATTGGGGCAAAAGTGGTCGTGGACAAAGTCTATCAATAAGATGTGCATATCTGCAGCAGTTGCAAGTGCAAAATGTTGGTATGATTTGCGAAAGGTAGGTATCGTCTGATGGCGAACTGCTTTAGTTTTTGGCAAACAGGTCAAAACTGCAGGATCATTGAAACTTGCGCTGGTGATGCGCAGGTTGAAACGGATACACTTTTAATTAGTGGTGGTTATGGAACATAGAAATGCAGTCCTACCCAAAATATATAAGCTGGCTTGCCTTTTGGTTGTTTTAAATGCCCTAGTGCAGTAATTATATGCATACAAATTCATGCAGACAAACATATATGCTACCGAGCCTTAATGAGCAAGAATAAGAATACTGCATGCAGGGCCATTGACAGCAAgtaccaatagcattccgcgataatgaggtcactgcagctgctgccctctatttccccatcgctgaattacaggcaatgtcggacaaacatgcggtttcgtaatggattcaggctttctaactagggcagttagattcaatctggcacatgttcgagtgttggaaatactacataattgttctgaatatttctctctctgactctatggtatcattcatgctaaaaacaatgcagggtcaaagataattgactttgaaataagctcaaatgcgtagaaataagtgtcgatgtccgactgtcacgtgactaaaacgtcatcaatatcttattcaaatgaccttgtgagctataaatagtaacgtcgcggaatgctatttgtaACATGTATACTACGAAATATTACTTTGTTTCAGTTCATGTCATCAAGACGGCGTTATCCGGGTAGAGCTGTAGAGGAGACTGCCATTGAAGTCAGTCTGGAGAATATGAACCTGGGGGACTAAAGAATTAGGTCTCATCCATCCAAAATGATTTTAAGGAAAACAGACAACCTCTAGGACACGAAGCGAATACTACCAACTCAAGAACTTTTCAAACCAGGCTTCTTCACATTGCACCTATTCCATATTCCAGACTCAGTTCCTCAAACGTTTACAACGCAGTGACTCCAATCTGGGCATTGATTTCAGGCTGGGTTAAAATAGAATTACAcattataatgaaatggccagggccactgtgctcacctccctcacagaCATGTTATTGTTTTCGATTTAAGCCACTTGGTGGCCAAAACCAGGAATCAAACCAGACCGAAATTTAGTCTACAAGCTTTTATAACATAGGGCTACACATGTACCAAATTCAAGTccatagctccagtagttaccaAACGTGCGACCGTCaaccaatttacgctatttgacctctgtgaccttgaaaagaaggtcaaatcaaaaactcgtgtGACATGATATGTAtcgtcattacatgtacctacGATGAATATTTGGTGATGATCGAGCCCTTCGTAAGGGAAATATAGCACATTTTCTGTTTTcgattttagccacctggtggcattATGAAGAATCAAACcgactgaattttggtctcccaggtgtcaatACATAGGGTTTCAAGTCGATAgctccagcagttacaaaacgtgctttgaaaaaaagttaattataattttgattttgaataacacTCATCAAATCAATCATAGAACTTTGGCCACATGAATAAAAGATGTTTTGAGGCAATCAGTTTTACTTTTTGTTTCCAGTTTGTTTTATCTCGTTACCTGCATTAGTTTTGAGCAAAAGATATTTTTAAGTATCTGTTGCTCAAAACTAATGCAATTTAACGGCACTTCTGCTTTTTAACAGGTTTGGGTGTCGTTGGTCATCGATCAAACTCTCAGATCGCAGTTATAATCCACCCATTGATTGATTTGATGTTCTGAGTGTGgtgcaaccagagtctttcaaataatttatttgaaagactctggtgtaacaTAGAAgtaaggcctacgccgttcgttaaatatttgacatttgaaaatgaatttgaaaatttcaaattgtgcgGTTGTGTAGACACATATACAAATACTTTAGATACACATTTTCAGCTAATTCGTATGCCTGATATAAACTGCACTACTGACGCCATTGTGTTTaacaatatttcttttttcctcGACCACCAGTAAGaacgaacagcgtacccctttaaaactCATTGACCGTCTTTGAAATCCCACAATATCCCCGCCTATGGACTTAAAAGAAACACGAGTTGAAATTCAGGACGGCTATTGATCGTTTTAACGGTACACAACTAACTGGTTCagtcaaactcgccccagtgccgaaattaaaaaatttcagacacttgaattgatcaattgcctccatcttggatgtcagcatcctgagattcagggttgtCACAATCGTATgtcataaactgtgtcgccagttcagaTTGTAAATCTTATTCAAGTCGAATTAATGCCACTTTCTCccataaaacgttttcttttattgataaataacaaaatatgatctttataaataaaatttgacacttagtagtggattttaagatgattgtacggAGAACTACAAACGCAGCGTAGGGCATCGCTGGCTTTGTGTTGttgcgatagcctcacagcaataagaACGATTCTTTCCTGGTCTACATCCGCGTtgctgcttttcaagatggtggaaacttactagttctagaggcgttgtaagaaACGAAATctgcgcctctagtgtcaagattgtgatTCAGTATGTGCAAACTGTCTGAATTCACCTGTGATCACACTCCGGATGCAGAGGATTGGACTCCATCCAGGGTTAGGGTCAGGGCAAGCCTTTTTTTAAATCATGTGAGAAACCAAGCCAAAACAACTGGGACACAGAAACCTATTTATTGCCTAGTACCAGTTTCATTACACCCCGGATGCAGAGGATTGGACTCCATCCAGATCCTACTTGTAGGGAAGGTTTGGGGTAAGGGTCAGGGCAAATAATCATGTCAGAAACCAAGCCAAACAACTGGAACACAGAACCTTTTTATGGCCTCATACCAGTTTCATTACGGCAACAATCATTGGTTCAGAACCAAGCCCCTAATTTCCCTGCTACTTGAGGCTATCTTCAGGACGACAAATGCACTGCCGCGATAGTCCAGCCTCATATTTAGTTTGTATGGGACAACACCCAATACGACTCATGATAATCCAAGCCATTGATTGGCTTCACCAGGTTTTGCAGTAGTTTCACGTTCTCCAAAAATCATATGTCTAGACAAGATTTATACAACACGATCTGTGAACACAAGTAAAAAGGCATACAATACTTTAAAACCAaaggaaaattttcaaagcaacGAATCTACCTACTTTCACTTTACACCcatcattacatgtataagctCATTACATGTGTACAGTTGGAGCTGCCGGCTAGATGCGTCCTGGAAAAAAAAACGTTCTTGtgcattttttattgcagttcagTGTTTTTTCAATTATCCAGTATTGAGAAATGGCGGTTCTGCTTGAAGCCAATTTTCTATGACAAACCTACATATCTCATGCCTGAGTTGTCCCCGTTATGATATGCCGTGGCCTCAGTGAACTATTCAACCATCTGGCTCTCAGacgggcttgtggtattcgactcgatgactcgacgatgcgatgactcgatgacgcgatccggttggaatctttttaaagaatatcactgcttggactgtaatttatacatagaatcataagtggaggaaaataaaaaagaaccgatcattaccaacccctttccagctgttttcaccgtatctaatccgaccatttttcgtttcctacaagttcgcatttttgataaaaccatgcgccatgttgctatgcaagccactggtatcttaccgtcaatacagctaatacacctaaatatagctggttcagatcaacctcctacccaggatctttacgagcagaaattccaatgttaaaatgacacgcgagttcctggagacaaggttggctctggatatccgttcagcacggcaatattaaatgtcctatacacctttccagaaatggggcgctgagtgtccgaaatagtgatgtaataaggggaaactaggcctgtggtggagggacaaaggagatagtcatggttgaccaacacacttgaatgcctttaatgacggacaagggggaaaaagttagttccaatgcaagccaccaatttcggaaagcatgtataggggctgatgtattgggggggggggggggggggcagatgacAAGGGacagaagagggactgagtgactgagtctaaaaaactgcacatatgcgaaattccgattcttgacagactaccacatgacatctgacattgaccactagaagcttgtttgtcaattaaatctccggtcattttgcatgctatgaaacttccacgagtcctttaaatatcaa contains the following coding sequences:
- the LOC135492862 gene encoding interferon regulatory factor 4-like isoform X1, whose amino-acid sequence is MPPTGREKKRLRDWLEDLLNTGQVPGMRWTDMERGEFLMVWRNGNNRAWTEEDGFIYREWAIHKGHYKPNPDGTWPEPDYPTWKSRLRCALNRCSDFQEIKQDQKVEWKMFRMVPKERDPTPDPTQAAQYGAVQPSCSTDMYINVYFPPNIPAVVTGIKATPDSSYEEKKPPDQMKQSDGFSSLNSEALAGLTPEQLANYADELMDISLENDVKIECDESQEMPDSLSLLSLRSEPKVHDMCFWLRYKSTVIRKCILTNQKGCQIYNPGSANIPALAPEYEMNGQHIGLPLPKGYLPGNDDQLHCEDIANILEYMDNGTQIFTDKQGDIYARRLSRCKIYCANASMNAAEPYKLPRYQKIKVFDFAAFQQQLLKAKTEGGKVPSVTVVFSLGQKWSWTKSINKMCISAAVASAKCWYDLRKFMSSRRRYPGRAVEETAIEVSLENMNLGD
- the LOC135492862 gene encoding interferon regulatory factor 8-like isoform X2 gives rise to the protein MPPTGREKKRLRDWLEDLLNTGQVPGMRWTDMERGEFLMVWRNGNNRAWTEEDGFIYREWAIHKGHYKPNPDGTWPEPDYPTWKSRLRCALNRCSDFQEIKQDQKVEWKMFRMVPKERDPTPDPTQAAQYGAVQPSCSTDMYINVYFPPNIPAVVTGIKECDESQEMPDSLSLLSLRSEPKVHDMCFWLRYKSTVIRKCILTNQKGCQIYNPGSANIPALAPEYEMNGQHIGLPLPKGYLPGNDDQLHCEDIANILEYMDNGTQIFTDKQGDIYARRLSRCKIYCANASMNAAEPYKLPRYQKIKVFDFAAFQQQLLKAKTEGGKVPSVTVVFSLGQKWSWTKSINKMCISAAVASAKCWYDLRKFMSSRRRYPGRAVEETAIEVSLENMNLGD